GGGTCACCGACGGCTTGCCCTCGGCGGTGACGGCCCACTTGTAGTCGTGGTTGGGGTGGCGCCCGATGGGGGCGTCGATGGTGCCGCTCATCGGGTCCGGGTGGCCCTGGACGAGCGCGTGGTACTTCTTGTCGACGACCCGGTCGCGGAACTGGGCCTTCAGCAGGGTGTAGGCGCGCTCGGACTTGGCGACGACCATCAGGCCGGAGGTGCCGACGTCGAGGCGGTGCACGATGCCCTGGCGCTCGGCGGCGCCGGACGTGGAGATGCGGTACCCGGCGGCGGCGAGGCCGCCGATGACGGTGGTGCCGGTCCAGCCGGGGCTGGGGTGGGCCGCGACGCCGACCGGCTTCATGATGACCACGATGTCGTCGTCGTCGTGGACGATCTCCATGCCCTCGACGGGCTCGGCCACGACCTGGACGGGGGCGGGTGCCTGCGGCATCTCGACCTCCAGCCAGGCGCCGCCGTGCACGCGCTCGGACTTGCCGGCCACCGACCCGTCCACCTGGACCTTCCCGGCAGCGGCCAGCTCGGCGGCCTTGGTGCGGGAGAAACCGAACATCCTGGAGATGGCGGCGTCGACACGCTCGCCTTCCAGGCCGTCCGGTACGGGCAGGGTGCGGATCTCGGGGTGCGTACTCACCTGTCGAGTATGCCTTGCGCCCACCGGTCCCCGCGCCGCCCGGTCAGTCCTTGTGGACGGTCCCGTCGGGGTCCAGGCCCTTGAAGGAGAGGATGACGATGAGGATGCCGCCGCACACGATGGCGGAGTCGGCGAGGTTGAAGACGGCGAAGTGCTTGGGGGCGATGAAGTCGACCACCGCCCCTTCGAACACGCCGGGCGCCCGGAAGATCCGGTCGGTGAGGTTGCCGAGCGCACCGCCCAGAAGCAGCCCCAGGGCGATGGCCCACGGCAGGCTGTAAAGCTTGCGGGCCAGCCGGATCACGACCACGATCACCCCGGCCGCGATGACGGTGAAGATCACCGTGAACGCCTCGCCGAACCCGAAGGCGGCCCCCGGGTTGCGCAGCGCCCGGAACTGCAGCCAGTCGCCGATGATGTCGATCGGCGGCTGGTGCTCCAGCTTGGCGACCACGATCAGCTTGCTGACCAGGTCCAGCAGGTAGGCGACGACGGAGACGCCGATGAGCACCAGGATCTTGCGCTTGCCCCTACCCGCGTTCACCGCGGCGTCGGCGGCCGTGGAGCCGCCTTGGTCCGTGTGCTCGGTCTCGGGATTGTCCGGCGTACCGATGATGCGCTCCGCCTCTGCCACGTGAGTCCCTCAACCTAGGTGCCTGACTGAGGACGAGGGTACGACACCCCTGCGCGGGTCAGCCGCGCCGCTCCTGCTTCTGCTTGTCCTCGACGCAGAGGGTGGCCCGGGGGAACGCCTGCATCCGTGCCTTGCCGATCGGCTTGCCGCACACCTCG
This DNA window, taken from Streptomyces griseus subsp. griseus, encodes the following:
- a CDS encoding RluA family pseudouridine synthase, with translation MSTHPEIRTLPVPDGLEGERVDAAISRMFGFSRTKAAELAAAGKVQVDGSVAGKSERVHGGAWLEVEMPQAPAPVQVVAEPVEGMEIVHDDDDIVVIMKPVGVAAHPSPGWTGTTVIGGLAAAGYRISTSGAAERQGIVHRLDVGTSGLMVVAKSERAYTLLKAQFRDRVVDKKYHALVQGHPDPMSGTIDAPIGRHPNHDYKWAVTAEGKPSVTHYDLIEAYRAASLLDIKLETGRTHQIRVHMSAHRHPCVGDLTYGADPTLAKRLGLTRQWLHAVRLGFEHPSDGSWVEFSSTYPADLQHALDTIAAESQ
- the lspA gene encoding signal peptidase II is translated as MAEAERIIGTPDNPETEHTDQGGSTAADAAVNAGRGKRKILVLIGVSVVAYLLDLVSKLIVVAKLEHQPPIDIIGDWLQFRALRNPGAAFGFGEAFTVIFTVIAAGVIVVVIRLARKLYSLPWAIALGLLLGGALGNLTDRIFRAPGVFEGAVVDFIAPKHFAVFNLADSAIVCGGILIVILSFKGLDPDGTVHKD